The DNA window TCGTGGACTTCCTCGCCGACGAACTGATGCCGTGGGCACGCGAGCGCCTCCGCATCAGCGCAAACCCGCGGGACGTGATCGTCGCCGGGCAGAGTCTTGGCGGGTTGGCGTCCGCGTTCGCCGCGCTGCGGCGGCCGGACGTGTTCGGCAACGTGCTCTCGCAGTCCGGCTCGTTCTGGTGGCATCCTGAGGGCGACGTCGAGCTCGAGTGGCTGGCCCGCCAGGCCGCGGACAGCCCGGTCGTGCCGGTGCGGTTCTGGCTCGAAGCCGGCATGCTCGAGGTCACCCCCGCCCCGGGCCTGGTCGTCACCAACCGGCACTTTCGCACCGTCCTCCACGCGAGGGGCTATCCCCACGTGACGTACAGCGAGTTCAGCGGTGGGCACGACTACGCGTGCTGGCGGGAGTCGTTCGGCGACGGGCTGATCGCCCTAAGCGGCTGAACGTTCCCTCTCGAGCAGCTCTGCGAGCTCGCGAGCGGCGGCCCGGCCGGCGCGGTTGGCGCCGACGGTGCTGGCGGACGGGCCGTAGCCGACCAGATGGATCCGTTCGTCCAACGCGGCGCGGGTGCCGTCCATGCGGATCCCGCCGCCCGGCTCGCGCAGGCGCAACGGTCCCAAATGGCTGAGGGCCGCGCGGAAGCCGGTCGCCCAGATCACCACGTCAACCGGCCGGAACGAGCCGTCCGCCCACACAGCTCCGGACGCCGTCAGTCGGGCGAACATCGGCAGCCGATGCAACGACCCGTTCGCCAGCGCCTCGCGAACGACCTCGGTGTACCCGAGGCCGGTCACCGACACGACGCTCTGCGGCGGCAGCCCGTTCCGCACCCGCTCCTCGACCCGCGCGATCACCATCCGCCCGTAGTCCTCGGTGAACTCCGTCGTCACGAACACCGGCTCGCGCCGCGTCACCCAGGTCGCCGACGCCGCGACGTCCGCGACCTCGGACAGGACGTGCGTCGCCGAGTTGCCGCCGCCGACCACGATCACGTTCTTGCCGGCGTACGCCGACGGCCCGCGGTACGCAGCCGAGTGCAGCTGCTCGCCGCGGAACTCCCCCATGCCCGGGTAGAACGGCCAGTACGGCCGCGACCAGGTGCCGGTCGCGTTCACGATCGCTCTCGCCACCCACGTCGCCTCGCCCGCGGACACGAGCAGGCGGCCATCGGGCAGGTCCTCGACTGATGTCACCTCGACCGGGCGGCGTACGTCGAGGGCGTTCTGCTCCTCGTACGCCGCGAAGTACGCCGGCACGACCTCGGCGGCCGGCAGCGACTCGTCGTCGGGCGAGCGCGTGAACCGGTATCCGGGCAGGTCGAAGATCCCGTGCACCTTGCGCATCGTCAACGACGGCGAGCGAAACTGCCACGCTCCACCAGCCGACTGCGCCGCGTCCAGCACGACGAACGACAGCCCGAACCGGCGCAGGAAGTACGCGGCCGACAACCCGCCCTGCCCGGCGCCGATCACGACCACGTCCACCTCGTTCACACCCATCCCAACCGCCGGATCGCCGCGGACCTTCCCGAGCGAGGGACAATCGAGGCATGGACCGCACCGAGCTGGCCGATTTCCTCCGCAGCAGGCGTACGAGGCTGCACCCGGCGGACGTCGGTCTGCCGTCCGGGAGCAGGCGTCGCACGCCTGGGCTGCGTCGCGAGGAGGTCGCGACGCTCGCCGCGATGTCCATCGACTACTACGTCCGGCTCGAGCAGGCCCGCGCTCCACAGCCGTCCCCGCAGGTGCTGGCCTCGCTCGCCCGCGCGCTCCGGCTGACCGATACCGAGCGCGACCACCTCTACCTCCTCGCCGGGCACGGCCTGGTGGACGACCGGCCGGCGACCGATGAGCTACGTCCGGCCGTACGGCGGCTGCTCGACCAGCTCGACGAGACGCCCGCGCTGGTCGTGAACAGGCTGCTGGACATGCTCGCCTGCAACCGGCTCTACGCGGAGCTCGCTGGCATCGAGTACGAGGACCTGCCCGACCGGAACGCGATCTGGCTGCGCTTCTGCAACCCGCTGGCGGTCGAACGGTTTCCCGTGGAGGACTTCGAGGAGATCGGGCGCAACCACGTGGCGTACCTGCGCGGGCTCGCGGTGCGCCGTCCGCACGACACCGCGCTGACCGAGCTGGTGACACGTTTGCGCAACGAGAGCAGGGAGTTCGCCGACCTGTGGGAGCGGCACGACGTGGACGTCGAGCCATCCGTACGCAAGCGCATCCGACACCAGGAGTTCGGGGTGCTCGACCTGACCTGCGAGACCGTGCTCGTCCCGGACACCGACCAGCAACTCGTCCTCTACACCGCACCCGAGGGCACCCCGACCGCCGCCGCCCTCGCCGAGCTCCGCCGCCGCACCCTCACCCCCGCGTGATCATGTCCGTGATCATGAAGGCCAAGCCATCCTATACGCCAGTTTCCCTTCATGATCACGTACATGATCACCGGCCAGTGGGGGTGAGCTTCTCGGTCTCGGGCAGGGCGCTGGCGACGAGTTCGAGGGAGGCGTCGTCCCAGCCCACCGGGGGTACGACGAGCGCGTGGTCGATCCCCGCCTCCGCGTAGCGCTCCATCCGCGCGAGGAACGCGGCCGGATCCATCGTCTCGTTCAGAAACAGCGCGGTCTTCTCGATCTCCTCGTACGGCCGCCCGACCTCCTCGCAGCGCGACCGCAGTGCGGCGAGCTTCGCCGGCAGGTCGGTCTCGAAGCCGGGCCAGTCGCGCAGGTTGCAGGCGTTCGCGTACTGCGCGATCAGCCGGAACGTCTTCCGTTCGCCACCGCCCGCGATGAGGATCGGAGGATTCGGCCGCTGCAGCGCGTTCGGCACGTTCACCGGCTCGGCGAGGTCGTAGTGCTTGCCGTGGAACGGTGACGTGTCACCTTTCCACATGTGCTGGGCGATCCGCAGCGTCTCCTCCAACATCTCGTACCGCTCGGCCAGCGGCGGGAACGGGATGCCGAGGCCGCGCGACTCCCGCTCGTTCCAGCCGGCGCCGAGCCCGAGCCAGGTCCGCCCGCCGGACAGCACGTCGAGCGTGGACATCATCTTGAGCAGCACGCCGGGATGCCGGTGGTGAACGGCGGTGACCATCGCCCCCAACCGGACGCGTCGCGTGCAGCCGGCCAGGAACGACAGCGTCGTGTAGGCCTCGGGGATGGGGACGTCGAGAGACCCACGAATGTTGAAGAAATGGTCGCCCACCCAGATCGAGTCGAAGCCGGCCTCGTCCGCGAACCGCGCGATCCGACGCGTCTCCGCGCCGATGCCGTCAGGGGTGGAGTTGTAGTCGCCAAGGCAGATACTCAGTCGCATGCCTCGAACGATGCGCTACCGGCGAAAAGCTAACCAGGCATCGACGATCCCTGGCTAACGGGTGTAGACGCCTTGCAGCACGGGCTTGCCGCTGAGACCCACCAGCTCGTCCAGCGAGAGCTCGCGCAGCCCGTTCTCGCCGAACGCCGCGAGATCGGCTCGGCTCACCGGCCACGGCCGGTTCTCCACCGGCACCGCGTCGTCGCGGTGCAGGCAGTAGACGTACAGCTCGCCGCCCTCGGCCACCGTCGACGCGATCGCGCCGATGGCGTTCGGCCGCTGCTCCAACGCGATGGACTGGATCGTGTTGATCTCCACCACCAGGTCGAACCGTTGCTTCCACTCGTCGGGCAGCGCGAACAGGTCCGCTACCTGGTAGCCGACGGTCGACGAGGTAAACCGCTTGTGACACCACGAGATCGCGGTCGGCGCGTAGTCGAACGCCGTCACCGCGTAGCCTCGCCGGGCCAGCTCTTCCGCGTCGTCGCCGAGACCGCACGCGATCACCAGGGCCGGCCGACCAGCCCGTGCCGGCGCGTGCGCGTCGAGCCACTCGACGAGCCGCGGGTGCGACGTCAACCCCGCCCACGGCACCTGCGAGAGGTCGTCGCCCACCGACGCGTACAGCTGCTCGAAGTCGTTCACAGCGGCGTTCCTTCGATCGCGGGATCCGCCCAGTCGGTGTTCGGCAGCAGCGGATACCAGCCTGGGCGGCCAGGATCCCGATCGTACGGGTAGCCGCCGAGCTCCCGGTACAGCTCCGCGTACTCCGCGACCTTCGCCCGATCCAGCTTGACCCCGAGCCCGGGCTCGGACGGGATCGCGATCGACCCGTCGACGTACGGCAGCTTGCCGCCTTCGATCACGTCGTCGCGCAGCTGGTGGTAGTGCGCATCGGCGGCGAACGCGAGGTTGGGCAGCACCGCGCCGAGATGCAGCATGGTCGCGAGCTGTACGCCGAGCTCGCCGGAGGAGTGCACCGCGATCCCGAGCTGGAACGTCTCGCAGACGCCAGCCGCCTTGATACACGGGCGAATCCCGCCCCAGAACGTGGTGTCGAGCAGGATCACGTCGACGGCGGGATCGCGGACGTTCGTCGCGAGCTGCTCGAAGTTGATCACGACGGTGTTGGTCGCGAGCGGCAGGTTGGTCTTCTCGCGGACGCGGCGCATCCCGTTCAGGCCCCAGGTCGGGTCCTCGAGATAGTCGTTGTTCAGCGGCTCGATCGCCTTCGCGAAGCGGATCGCCTCCTCGACGCTCTGCGCGCCGTTCGGGTCGTAGCGCAGCCCGTCGCCGGGGAACGCCTCGCCGAGCGCGCGGTAGCAGTCGAGCTCGTAGCCGGGCGAGAACACGCCGGCCTTGAGCTTGTGCGTGCGGAACCCGTACCGTGCCCTGAGGTCCGTCGCCTGGGCGACGAGCTGGTCCGGTGTGCGGATCTCGCCCGCGCCGTTCTCGTCGGGATAGCGGAAGAACAGGTACGAGGCGAACGGCACGCGATCGCGCACCTTGCCGCCGAGCAGCACGTACGCCGGCACGCCGAGGTCCTGGCCGACGAGGTCGAGGCAGGCGAACTCGATCGCGGCGAGCAGCTGGGTGCGGTTGTTGTACAGGCTTGCGGTCGGGTTGGCGAGCATGAACCGCAGCGCCTCGGTGTTCGCCGGGTCGTGGTCGAGCAGGTACGACTTGAGCGCGCGGATGCCCGCCTCGGCGCTCTCCCCGCCGCCGCCCATCTCGCCGAGGCCGATGAGCCCGTTGTCCGCCTCGACCTCGACGAGCGTCCGGACGAAGCGTCCCCAGTGCGCGCCGTTGCTGTGCCGCAGCGGCGCCTCGAGCGGAACGGTGACGGTCGTGGCGCGAATGTCCTTGATACGCATGCGATTCAGCTCTCCGGGAGGGCGACGCCGATGGTCGACATCAGGCCGCCGTCGACCTTGACGTCGGCGCCGGTGACGAACGAGGCGCGGTCACTGAGCAGGAACGTGA is part of the Tenggerimyces flavus genome and encodes:
- a CDS encoding enolase C-terminal domain-like protein codes for the protein MRIKDIRATTVTVPLEAPLRHSNGAHWGRFVRTLVEVEADNGLIGLGEMGGGGESAEAGIRALKSYLLDHDPANTEALRFMLANPTASLYNNRTQLLAAIEFACLDLVGQDLGVPAYVLLGGKVRDRVPFASYLFFRYPDENGAGEIRTPDQLVAQATDLRARYGFRTHKLKAGVFSPGYELDCYRALGEAFPGDGLRYDPNGAQSVEEAIRFAKAIEPLNNDYLEDPTWGLNGMRRVREKTNLPLATNTVVINFEQLATNVRDPAVDVILLDTTFWGGIRPCIKAAGVCETFQLGIAVHSSGELGVQLATMLHLGAVLPNLAFAADAHYHQLRDDVIEGGKLPYVDGSIAIPSEPGLGVKLDRAKVAEYAELYRELGGYPYDRDPGRPGWYPLLPNTDWADPAIEGTPL
- a CDS encoding NAD(P)-binding domain-containing protein; protein product: MGVNEVDVVVIGAGQGGLSAAYFLRRFGLSFVVLDAAQSAGGAWQFRSPSLTMRKVHGIFDLPGYRFTRSPDDESLPAAEVVPAYFAAYEEQNALDVRRPVEVTSVEDLPDGRLLVSAGEATWVARAIVNATGTWSRPYWPFYPGMGEFRGEQLHSAAYRGPSAYAGKNVIVVGGGNSATHVLSEVADVAASATWVTRREPVFVTTEFTEDYGRMVIARVEERVRNGLPPQSVVSVTGLGYTEVVREALANGSLHRLPMFARLTASGAVWADGSFRPVDVVIWATGFRAALSHLGPLRLREPGGGIRMDGTRAALDERIHLVGYGPSASTVGANRAGRAAARELAELLERERSAA
- a CDS encoding helix-turn-helix transcriptional regulator, with the translated sequence MDRTELADFLRSRRTRLHPADVGLPSGSRRRTPGLRREEVATLAAMSIDYYVRLEQARAPQPSPQVLASLARALRLTDTERDHLYLLAGHGLVDDRPATDELRPAVRRLLDQLDETPALVVNRLLDMLACNRLYAELAGIEYEDLPDRNAIWLRFCNPLAVERFPVEDFEEIGRNHVAYLRGLAVRRPHDTALTELVTRLRNESREFADLWERHDVDVEPSVRKRIRHQEFGVLDLTCETVLVPDTDQQLVLYTAPEGTPTAAALAELRRRTLTPA
- a CDS encoding class I SAM-dependent methyltransferase — its product is MNDFEQLYASVGDDLSQVPWAGLTSHPRLVEWLDAHAPARAGRPALVIACGLGDDAEELARRGYAVTAFDYAPTAISWCHKRFTSSTVGYQVADLFALPDEWKQRFDLVVEINTIQSIALEQRPNAIGAIASTVAEGGELYVYCLHRDDAVPVENRPWPVSRADLAAFGENGLRELSLDELVGLSGKPVLQGVYTR
- a CDS encoding LLM class F420-dependent oxidoreductase codes for the protein MRLSICLGDYNSTPDGIGAETRRIARFADEAGFDSIWVGDHFFNIRGSLDVPIPEAYTTLSFLAGCTRRVRLGAMVTAVHHRHPGVLLKMMSTLDVLSGGRTWLGLGAGWNERESRGLGIPFPPLAERYEMLEETLRIAQHMWKGDTSPFHGKHYDLAEPVNVPNALQRPNPPILIAGGGERKTFRLIAQYANACNLRDWPGFETDLPAKLAALRSRCEEVGRPYEEIEKTALFLNETMDPAAFLARMERYAEAGIDHALVVPPVGWDDASLELVASALPETEKLTPTGR